A genomic window from Chrysoperla carnea chromosome 3, inChrCarn1.1, whole genome shotgun sequence includes:
- the LOC123295267 gene encoding medium-chain acyl-CoA ligase ACSF2, mitochondrial-like: protein MVNFKFNNISLFLSVQRQLNLQYRKCHKSTKKGSYIHQVGKHPLVYKTVGNLVDEAAERFPNRNAYVLCEENKKITFHSLKEETDKLAAGLLAIGFKKSDKLAIWGPNSLNWLISLLATAKIGVISVLINPLYELPELEYSLRKTNVSGIITPESFRSHNYLGMINDLNPKIPRVIISSEKQLPGVLRFDDVLEMGNKYKKEDLITSKNSVLSDDGFCIQLSSGTTGKPKAALLSHNNYVNNSYTLARHLQYDENYKFCLQTPLFHVFATHVIAFPALISGSTVVIPSKSYDPLKALKTIESEKCTEINGTPTMFVDLIKLQEKHKFNLSSLERAICGAAPCSPSLFKDMKTKLGIKHIIPGYGMTETSGAIFMGFPNDTEFNSIETIGRLAEHVEAKVVDDKGKLVPFGSPGELHIRGNCTMLEYYGDEEKTKEAKGHDGWLKTGDQAILFENGYAQIVGRLKDMIIRGGENIFPKEIEDFLNTHPKIIESQVFGVPDERMGEEVMVCLRVHENTTITIDEIKEYSLGKLSKFKIPKYIRIVQEFPKTSTGKIHKINLREQILKNWKI, encoded by the exons atggtgaattttaaatttaataatatatcgtTATTTTTATCTGTGCAACGTCAATTGAATTTACAATATCG CAAATGCcataaatcaacaaaaaaggGAAGCTACATACATCAAGTTGGAAAACATCCTTTAGTATACAAAACTGTTGGTAATTTAGTGGATGAAGCAGCGGAACGTTTCCCAAATCGGAATGCATACGTACTttgtgaagaaaataaaaaaattacttttcatagTCTTAAAGAAGAA acGGATAAATTAGCTGCAGGTTTATTAGCAATCGGATTTAAGAAATCTGACAAATTAGCAATATGGGGACCAAATAGTCTCAACTGGTTAATATCGTTGCTTGCTACAGCAAAAATTGGTGTAATATCT gtGTTAATCAATCCACTTTATGAATTACCTGAATTAGAGTACAGTTTGAGGAAAACTAATGTATCAGGAATAATTACTCCGGAGTCATTTCGATCACATAACTACTTAGGAATGATTAATgatttaaatccaaaaattcCAAGAGTTATTATATCTTCAGAAAAACAACTACC gGGAGTGTTACGGTTTGACGATGTATTAGAAATGGGCAATAAGTATAAAAAGGAAGACTTGATTACCTCGAAAAATAGTGTTCTTTCAGATGATGGATTTTGTATACAATTAAGTTCA GGAACAACTGGAAAACCTAAAGCAGCTTTATTATCGCACAATAACTACGTTAATAATTCTTATACATTAGCAAGACATTTGCAAtatgatgaaaattataaattttgtttacaaacacCATTATTCCATGTGTTTGCAACGCATGTCATTGCATTTCCAGCATTAATCTCTGGATCAACAGTTGTAATTCCAAGTAAAAGTTACGATCCattaaaagcattaaaaactattgaatCAGAAAAATGTACGGAAATTAACGGTACACCGACAATGTTTgtggatttaataaaattacaagaaaaacataaatttaatttatcaagttTAGAACGAGCCATTTGTGGGGCTGCTCCATGTTCACCAAGTTTATTTAAAGATATGAAAACTAAATTGGGAATAAAACATATTATC CCTGGATATGGTATGACTGAAACTAGTGGAGCAATATTTATGGGTTTTCCGAATGACACAGAATTTAATTCGATTGAGACAATTGGCCGCTTGGCAGAACATGTCGAAGCTAAG GTTGTAGACGATAAGGGAAAGCTAGTTCCTTTTGGATCTCCAGGCGAATTACATATTCGGGGAAATTGCACTATGTTAGAATATTACGGTGATGAAGAGAAAACGAAAGAAGCCAAAGGGCACGATGGTTGGTTAAAAACAGG AGATCAagctattttatttgaaaatggataTGCACAAATTGTTGGACGACTGAAGGATATGATCATTAGAGGTGGTGAAAATATATTCCCTAAGGAAATTgaggattttttaaatactcatCCAAAGATCATAGAAAGTCAA GTATTCGGTGTTCCAGATGAGCGTATGGGTGAAGAAGTAATGGTTTGTTTACGTGTACATGAAAATACAACAATCACAATTGATGAAATTAAAGAGTATTCATtaggaaaattatcaaaatttaaaatacctaaATATATTCGAATTGTTCAAGAGTTTCCTAAAACTAGTACCggcaaaatacataaaattaatttgagagaacaaattctaaaaaattggaaaatttaa